GCATGTGATCGGCCCGGCGCGCCGGGTCGACGGTCAGGGCAGCGGCCTGCTCCAGGAACGCCGCCGCAGCGTTGGGTCCGCCGCGGGCTTGAGCCCTGCTTGCGGAGCGTTCGAGGTCTGCCGCAGCGTCTTCGTCCGGCCCGTCGGTCGACTGCGCTCGATGCCATGCCCGGCGATCTGGATCGGCGACCGGATCGGTCGACTCTGCTAGCGCGCGATGCACAGCGCGCCGCTGCTCGGCCGTCGCCGATTGGTAGGCCGCCCTTCGGAGCAGCGGATGCCGGAAGCTGATCCGCTGCCCGAAATCGGCGAGTCCCGACTCCGTCGCGGGCCGGGCCGCCATGTGCGAAATCCCCAGGAGGCCCGCAGCCTGCCAGATCAGCTTCGCGTCGCCCGAGGGCTCGGCCGATGTCAGGCAGATCAGCAGCCTGGTGTCGCCGGGCAGCGCATCTAGCTGCCGTGCGAAACTCTCCTCGATCCGTCCCGACAGAGGTGCCGTTCCCGGAAAGCCGAACCCGCCGGCCATTTCCTCTCGGGACATCGTCCGCGGCAGCTCCAACAGTGCCAGCGGATTGCCCCGAGTCTCGGCGACGATCTGATCCCGTACTCGCGTATCGAGCGGTCCTGTCAGCGCGGTGGCGAGCAGTTCATGCGCGTGCTGATCGGCCAGCCCATCGAGACGCAGCTCACGAACGCCGGCCACCTCGTCGGTCGGAGTTCGCGTCCCGAACACCATCCCGATCGGGTCAGCCCCGAGCCTCCGCGCGACGAAGCCGAGTGCCTGCGCCGACGCCCGGTCCAGCCAATGCAGATCATCTGCCACGCAGAGCAGCGGCCGCTCCCTGGAAATCTCCGACAGGAGGCTTAGTACGGCCATCCCTACCATGAACCGTGCCGGAGGCGGACCTTCCGCCAACCCGAACGCGGTCCGCAGGGCGAGCTGCTGTGGTTTGGGGAGCGTCTCCACCCGCCCTAGCAGCGGGCTGCACAGCTGGTGCAGCCCGGCGAAGGCCAGCTCCATCTCCGACTGCATGCCCGACACCCGCAGCACCCTGAATTCGCGCGCTCTGGCGGCCATATCGTCGAGCAGTGCCGTCTTGCCGAGTCCCGCGTCCCCGCTCAGGACGAGGGCCCGTCCCTCGCCCGCGCGAATGGCCCGGAGCAATTCGGTGAGCGTCTCCCGTTCGCTGACCCGGTTGACCAACTCGACGGGCGCGTCTTCCAGGCTCGGCATCACCAACACATCCTTTCACCAGCGCGGATAATGCCACGAGCGCAAAGGCCTCAGCAATTTCTTCCGGTGGCCGGGAGTCAGCGAGGGAGGCACCTCGCGCGGTGAGAGGGCGCGCGCTCCCACTCAGTGAGCCCCGGCAGTCGCCTACTTGCTGCCAAGGGCGTTGCTGGCATCCTCAGCCGCGAGCTGGAGGGCCTGGCCCAGCGCCTGGGGGTGGCGCCCTCCGGCGCTGGCGACTGCTCCGGTGCCGCCGCCTCCGCCGCCGACGGCTTTGGCTGCCCGGGTGATGATCTGTGCTGCCTGGATGCCGTCGGTGGTGAGGCTTGGGGTGATGGCGGCCACGAGCATGGCCTTGCCGTCATGTTCCAGGCCGAGGATCACGATGGTCGGGTCGGTGGACGTCTGGTCGATGACCTCGAGGGCGAGCTGGCGTAGTTCGGCGGGGCTGATGCCGGTGACATGTTTGGTGATGATGTGGCCTCGGCCGCTCGGGCAGGCGAGGGTGAGGAGTCGCTGGGCGTGCTCGCGCAGTTTGTGGGCTCTGAGCCGGTCGAGTTCCTGCTGGGCGGTCACCAAATGGGACAGCCGCTTGCGTAGGGCTTCGGGCGCGTCTGCGGGGCGGGTACCCAGCAATTCGGAGACCTCTTCAAGAAGGCGGCGTTCGTTGTCGTAATGGCGCAGCACGTCGTGGCCGGTCAGGGCTTCGATGCGGCGCAGGTTGGAGCCGATGGACGATTCCCCGAGCACGCGGATGGGGCCTGCGTTGGAGCCGTGGCCGACGTGGGTGCCGCCACATAGCTCGCGGGAGAAGTCGCCGATGTCGACGATGCGGACCTGCTCGCCGTACTTCTCGCCGAACAGGGCTGTGGCTCCGGCCGCTTCGGAGTCGGCACGGGAGGCTTGCCAGATGCGGACCTCGGGGTCGTCCATGAGGTGATCGTTGACGATTGCCTCGATGGCGTGGAGCTGGACCGGGTCGACGGCGGAGAAGTGGGAGAAGTCGAAGCGGAGCCGGCCGGCGTCCACGAGCGAGCCGTGCTGGCGGGCGTGATCGCCGAGGGTGCGTCGCAGCATGGCGTGCAGGACGTGTGTGGCTGAATGCGATCGTGCGACGGCGTCTCTGCGGGGTCCGTCGACGCGGGCTTCGAGGGTTTGGCCGGTGCGGATCTCTCCGTCGAGGAAGCGGGCGGTGGACGTGGAAGCCTTCCAGACCGGGCCGGGTGTCCAGGATTTCGAGCAGGGCGCCGTCGGTGGTGCGGATGTGGCCGGTGTCGCCGACCTGGCCACCGGATTCGGCGTAGAAGGGCGAGCGGTCCATGACGACTTCGAGGGTTCCTATGGCTGGCCTATCTGGCGGGACTACCACCGATCCGGCTTCATGATCTACGGCCTGGCGCGGCCTCGTTGATGCTGGCCGCGGGTGTGGAGATCAAAGTGGTCCAGGAGACGCTCGGGCACACCTCCAGTGCTTTCACCGCCGACACCTACACCTCGGTCTTTCCACAGGTGGCGATGGCGGCGGCGGAGAAGACCGCGGCGCTGTTGCTGGGAGACGACGATCAGGAGGAGCGGGGCGCGTTGAGGCATCTGCGCGCATAACCGGAGTTGGAGAACGGCCTCGTCTCGCCGGATTCGCGGCGGAACGGGGCTGTTCGTCTTGACGATGGACCGCTGAGCGACGCGTTGGATGGCATCATGATCATGGTGGGTACGGGGTTGGTACGGGCGAGCACCGCGCGAGCACCGGTGGGCTAGAACTATGTTCTGGACAGCTGGTGCGGCATGCATTTTCGCAGGTAAGAGCCATGATCAAAGCGCGCCCTGCAGGATTCGAACCTGTGACCGTCGGATTAGAAGAAAGATCGTTTGCTGTTCGGTGGTGTCAGCTGGGGTCTGTCTGTCCCGTGCTGGGTTGATTTCAGTGTCAGGCCGTGACGGGGCCTGTCGGAACGTTCTGGGGCGGACGAGCGCGGACCGAGCACGGCGAATCCACCCCGACCTGGCGTGGCACCTCATGACCAGACAGAACTCGCGGAATCAAACACCCACTCAGGGGAAATGCCGCCATTCTTTCCTGTTTCTACCTTCCGATATGTGGTGATCTGCTACGGTCGCACGCTCCAATAGAAGATCGATTAGAGAGTGGAGCATCGTGCGAAGAGCCTTCTGGTTCGCCGCCCTCCTGGCAATGGCGACGGTTTTACCGGTCTCGACGGCTGGCGCGGACACCGAGGTCATGACAACGCAAACCATCACTTGGACGCCTTGTGAGGAGGAGCCCGCCGCCGAGTGCGGCAAGCTGAGCGTGCCCATCGACTGGTCGAAGCCGAACGAGGCGAAGGTCGACATCGCCGTCGCGCGGCGAAAGGCCACGGATGCTGCCGCGCGAATCGGTTCGCTGGTGATCAACCCCGGCGGTCCGGGCGGGTCCGGGGTGGAGGCTGTGTACGGCGCCCCAGGGTCTTACACCGAGGAACTGCAGCGGCGGTTCGACATTGTCGGGTTCGACCCTCGGGGCGTGGGGCGCAGCAATCCGGTGATCTGCTCGGCGTCGGTGTACAACCGGATGCCGCACACCGTCATGAGAAGCCAGGCCGACTTCGACGCCTGGAACGCGTTCACCAAGGAGCTGCACGCCGACTGCCGCGCTCGTACCGGCCCGCTGTACGACCACGTCGACTCCGTCGACGTCGCCCGTGACCTGGACGCGCTGCGCGCCGCCCTGGGTGAGGAGAAGCTCACCTACTACGGCATCTCGTACGGCACGCTGATCGGCCAGATGTACGCCGAGCTGTTCCCCGACCGCGTCCGGGCCCTCGGGCTCGACAGCAACATGGACCACAGCCTCGGTGTCGCGGGCTTCCTGGCCACCGAGGCGATCGCCATCGAGGACGCCTTCGACCAGTTCGTCGGCTGGTGCGAGCAGGACACCAGTTGCGTCCTGCATGGACGTGACATCCGTGCGATCTGGAAGGACTTGCGGGAGAAGGCGCGGCGTGGTGAGCTGAAGTACCCGAGCACGGGCCAGACGATGACCGAGTTGCAGGTCATCTACAACGCCGCACTGGGCACCGAGGGGCCGGCCTGGCGGCTGCTGAGCGAGGTGATCAACTGGTTGAACGGTGGGCCGCCGCCGGAGTGGGTGCCCCCGCTGTCCGGCCGGCAGCCCGTGGAGGGTGACGTCGCGTATCTGCCGACCGCGGTGCTCTGCCAGGACTACAACCTCCAGGTGCGGAGCTACTCGGAGTACGCCGCACTCATGCGCGTCTCCAACCAGCTCGCGCCCGACACGCGGTACCACCCGTATCCGATCGACGATCTGCCGATCTGCATGAACTACCCGACCACCAACACGCCGCACGCGCTGCGCTACACGGGCGACGCCCCGCTGCTGCTCGGGAATTCCCTGCACGACCCCGCCACCCCGTGGATATGGTCGGCTAACGCGGCCCGTCAGCTCGGGTCCAAGGCGGTGCTGCTCACGTACGAGGGCTGGGGGCACCGTATCTACGGCAAGGACAAGTGCCAGACGGACATTTTCGACGAATACTTGGTCTCGCTGAAGGTGCCGCCCCACGGCACGCGCTGCGCCGTGGGCACGGCTGAGGAGAGCGTGCTCAGGCAGCAGACACCGTCCCAGACGTGGCCGACCGGCTCGAACCACTGGGCGGCCGGCCCGGTCGCTGCCTGGCCCCTCTCCTGACTCCAGAGGCGGACCTCCGCCCGGGCGGCTCGGCCGGGTGAGATTCGTGCGGCTATCGAGTGGGTGTCGTTGAACCACGGCGAGTCCGGTGGTTCAACGACACCCTGGACGAGGGTGTCCCGCTCGGAAACACGGTTTCGTACTGTGAGCTGGTGTTTTGCTGCGTGATAAGGGCGGTGGCTGCGACCATCTCGGGGTGTTGTTGTCGCTGGCTTACCGGTTGGCGAGGGTGCGGGTGCCGGAAACTCGGTCGTGAGGCTGACCTGGGGTTCGGCGTTTCAGAGCTGGCAGGCATGATCGCGTCCATGGCGCTGCGGCTGGTGTATCTGATCTTCATTCGGCTCACAGGATGGGTGGTGCTACTGGGTCGCTCGCAGAGGGCGAAGGACGCGGAGATTCTGGTCCTGCGTCATCAGCTCGCGGTGTTGCGCCGTCAGGTAGCGAGGCCTCGGCCATCGTGGGCGGATCGAGCGGTGATCAGCGCGCTGGCGCGCCTGCTGTCTCCAGCCGGTCGTCGGCAGTTGTTTGTGACGCCGGGCACGTTGCTGCGCTGGCACGCCGATCTGGTACGGCGGCGCTGGACATTCAAGCGCCGCGCCCAGGGCCGGCCTCCCACCCGCGCCTTCATCCGGACCTTGGCACTTCGTCTGGCCCGGGAGAATCCTGTACCGCGTCAAAATGCAGTCGCGACGGCTCTGAGCTGTGGTTTGACTGAGTCCGCCCGGGCGGACAAG
This window of the Nonomuraea africana genome carries:
- a CDS encoding DHHA1 domain-containing protein; the encoded protein is MDDPEVRIWQASRADSEAAGATALFGEKYGEQVRIVDIGDFSRELCGGTHVGHGSNAGPIRVLGESSIGSNLRRIEALTGHDVLRHYDNERRLLEEVSELLGTRPADAPEALRKRLSHLVTAQQELDRLRAHKLREHAQRLLTLACPSGRGHIITKHVTGISPAELRQLALEVIDQTSTDPTIVILGLEHDGKAMLVAAITPSLTTDGIQAAQIITRAAKAVGGGGGGTGAVASAGGRHPQALGQALQLAAEDASNALGSK
- a CDS encoding tyrosine-type recombinase/integrase, with the translated sequence MRLHDLRPGAASLMLAAGVEIKVVQETLGHTSSAFTADTYTSVFPQVAMAAAEKTAALLLGDDDQEERGALRHLRA
- a CDS encoding alpha/beta fold hydrolase — encoded protein: MTTQTITWTPCEEEPAAECGKLSVPIDWSKPNEAKVDIAVARRKATDAAARIGSLVINPGGPGGSGVEAVYGAPGSYTEELQRRFDIVGFDPRGVGRSNPVICSASVYNRMPHTVMRSQADFDAWNAFTKELHADCRARTGPLYDHVDSVDVARDLDALRAALGEEKLTYYGISYGTLIGQMYAELFPDRVRALGLDSNMDHSLGVAGFLATEAIAIEDAFDQFVGWCEQDTSCVLHGRDIRAIWKDLREKARRGELKYPSTGQTMTELQVIYNAALGTEGPAWRLLSEVINWLNGGPPPEWVPPLSGRQPVEGDVAYLPTAVLCQDYNLQVRSYSEYAALMRVSNQLAPDTRYHPYPIDDLPICMNYPTTNTPHALRYTGDAPLLLGNSLHDPATPWIWSANAARQLGSKAVLLTYEGWGHRIYGKDKCQTDIFDEYLVSLKVPPHGTRCAVGTAEESVLRQQTPSQTWPTGSNHWAAGPVAAWPLS